The Verrucomicrobiota bacterium genome includes the window CACCGTGGACTGGCGCTTCACCACAACCGACGCTCGCATCAAGCTCAAACGGCTATACCCAACAATATTAACGTGACTCGACACTAGCGCGAAAACAGGCCGCGGTGGTGATGGCCCTTGGACTTGCCGTGCGTCCCCGCACGGTTGGCGGCTTCCGAGTAGGCGCGGCGCACCCACTCCATCGCGGTCATCACGTCCATGAAGGTGCTGAGCACGAGCTCGACCAACTCGTCGCGCAGTCCCGGCTTCTCGGGGTTGTAGTGGCGCGCATTCGGCGCCCGCAGGAGGGCTTGGCGTTCTCCATCCTCAAGTTTGAGGACAACACCTTCGTCCGACAGGAAGGCGAAAACATCGTCGCCAACTGCGTAACCAGTTCCCCCACCGTGGGTAACGCGCGTGACCCCGGGGCGTTTCAGGAAGTCTGTCTCAATGCTTCTGGCAAGTTGTTCTCGGAAGGGCATACGCGAACCCTCCTGTGGCGTGGCCGCGATGCGCGGACACCACGCACGATCTGTACCGTCTCCCCAGAGATGCTTGTACCACGTGAACCGGCGCCCGCCAAGGCCCCAAACGCTCCACCCCTGTCGGGCCACGCGTTTCAGCATGCGGCACGGCATCCAAACGGCTTGACCGTGCCGAAACGTTCCAGCATGATCGCGGCCCAGCAGCAATGGAGGAGGATCCTATGCGGCTCGGCTTTGTCACCGAACTGTCCGATGAACGCATCGCTCTGGCGGCCGCCCTTGGTCTCGACGGTGTCGAAGTCGCTATCGGCTGGGGCACCGCCCTCCACCCCGAGACGGCCACGGACGCCGACTGCAGGGCGGCGCGCGAACTGCTCGACAAGCACGGCGTGGCGGCGCTCACGCTGCTCTGGGGTGAGAATCACGCCGAACTCGACGACCCGGTGAAACGCCTCAAGCGGGTGATCAAGACCGCCAAGGTCCTCGGCACGTCGGTCATCACGACGAACTGCTGGGCCGCCGGGAGCACGCTCAGCGAGCAGCACGCATGGGCCGTCAGACTCTGGTCCAAATGCGCCAAGATTGCCGAGGACGGCGGCGTGCGCGTCGGCTTCGAGAACTGCCCGCACGACGGCCGCAACTACATGCGTACACCGGCAACGTTCGCCGCGCTCTTCGACGCGGTGCCGTCGCCGGCGATCGGGCTCGAGTTCGATCCGTCACATCTCATTTTCCAGTTCATCGATCCGGTGCCCGCGATCCGCGCTTTCGGTGAACGCATCTACGCGTTCCACGCCAAGGATACGCAGATCCTCGACGACAGGCTGCAACAGGTGGGCGTCAGCGGCGAGGGCTGGTGGCGCTTTCGTGTGCCCGGCTTCGGCGACGTCGATTGGCGGGCAATCTTCATTGCCCTGAGCGACGTCAACTACGCGGGCGACATCATCATCGAGCACGAGGACCCTGTCTTCGGTGGCTCCGAGGGCCTCGCTCTCGCCGCGCAGCACCTGCGGCCGTTCATCGCACCGTCGAAGATCGGCTAGGACACCCATGCTGACGGACCGTGAAAACACCTTGCGCAACTACGACTTCGAAGGGCCGGAATGGATCCCGACAAACGTCGGCATCTCGCCCGCAACGTGGCACAAGTACCGCGAGGAGCTCGAGCGCATCATCGTGCGGCACCCGTTCGCGTGCGGCGCGTTCGAGCCCGGCAGCATCGACTTCGACAACTTCCCGCCGGTCTACCGCGAGGGCGAGCGCTTCACCGACATGTGGCAGTGCGTGTGGGAGAACGCCCAGGGCGGTCTCGAGGGGATCGTTACAGTCAACCCCCTCGCCGACTGGAGCGCCTTCGACTCGTTCACGCCGCCCGACCCGTTGCGTTTCCACGAACGCGGCGAGCGCGAGCCGTGGGACGAGTTCGCCCGTGGTGTCGAGGCCACACGCCGGCGCGAGCAGCCCGTCTGGCTCTGGGTAGACCGCACGTTCGAGCGGCTCCATTTCCTGCGCGGCTACGAGAACCTCATGGTCGACTTCATGGCCGGGGAGCCGAAGCTCGGCGCGCTCATCGAAATGGTTGTCGAGTACAACCTGCGGGTCATCGACAAGCTCGCCGAGTTTAAGCCGGACGTGATCGGCTTCGGCGATGACCTCGGCACTCAGCAAGCGCTTATGATGAACCCGGCGATCTTCAAGAAGTACCTTGTTCCCGTCTACAGGCGTCAATTCGATGCGGCCAGGAAGGCGGGCGCGCGCGTTTTCCTCCATTCGGACGGCGCCATCCTCGAGGCGATCCCGATGCTCATCGACTGCGGCCTCGACATCATCAACCCGCAGGTGGCGCCGAACACTCTGGACGGCCTGGCGCGTGTCGTCAAAGGCAAGCTGGCCATCCACCTCGACCTCGACCGTCAGCACGTCCTGCCCTGGGGCACGCCGCGCCAAGTGCGCGCGCACATTCACGAGGCCGTCGACAAGCTCGGCGATCCCGCCGGCGGCCTGAGCCTCTCGGCCGAGTTTCAGCCAACCGTGCCGCTGTGTAATATCGAAGCGACTCTCCAGACCTTCGAAGAGGTCATGTACCGTTTCAGTGCCCGTGGCGGCTCGTGCTGCCGTTAGACGCAGGAGATGGCTGCCAGCTTCCCGCCGTGCATTCACTCGGTGATCCGGCACAACCCCACGAGATCGAAGCCAGCCAATGCGTTCGACTGGCGAAAAGATGGCAAAATATCTCTTGACATTTTGCTTTAGTTTCGCCATTATTGGCCGAGCGTGAAAGTAAGGCTGGAGCTGCCCCTCCCGATTTGCCTTCTCCGCATGCGGGGCGGGGCAGCCCAGCCTGGTGCATAACGGCAAGAATCAGGGACAGGCTTCTATCCCGCGCGTTCGCCGGTTTTGGGGCGTTCCGATCTTGTGTTCCAACGGCTTACGACGTTCGTGGGCCTGTTTTCGGGACTACATTTTCGACCGAGGATGGCGCCTGTTCCTGATTCTCGTGGGGGGGCAGGATGATTGCCGGGATGGAAAGGGTCCAGGCGCCGGGCCGGTGTCCGTTCGTTCACCTGCACGTGCACTCGAACTACTCGCTGATGTCGGGTGCGAGCCGGGTCGGCGAGATCGTGCAGTCGGCGGCGCTGTTGGGGCTTGAGGCCTTGGCGTTGACGGACACAAACGCGCTCCATGGCGCGGTGCCGTTCTACCAGGCGTGCGAGGCGGCGGGCATCCGGCCGATTCTGGGCGCGGAGATCGAGGTTGGCGGTGTGCGCGCCGTGGTGCTGGCGCGCGACGTCGAGGGCTACCGCGCGCTGTGCCGGATCGTGACGGCGCGCCAGTTGGACGACGATTTCTCTACGCCGCACAATCCACGGGGTAAAGGGAATAGTCAGCCCGCGCAGCAGGCGACAGAGGTGCCCGCTGTCCACGGGCTGATGCCCGTGGCTGCCAGGATGCCGCCCCCTGCGAGGGCTCCGGCGAGGATCGAGAAGGATCGTGACCGTTCTTATCTGGCGGTTGAGAAGCTTGTCGGGTGGGTCGGGTCGGCGGCGGATCATATCTATGCGCTCACGGCGCACGAGGGGCTGCTGCGGGCGCTGGCGGCGTCGGCGGCGCGGGACGCGACCTTTGTCGAGCTCCAGCAGCATGGCGATTCCGCGAGCCGCAAGCGGGCCGAGGCGTTGGGCGACCTGGCTGACGCGCTCGGCCTGCCTGCGGTAGCGACGAACGGCGTCCGTTTTGTGGAGCCGGAGGGTTTCGAGCGTCACCGGCTGCTGACGGCCATCCGGCTCAACACGACGCTGGCCAAGCTGCCCGCCGATGCCACGGTCCATGCTCAGTGCTCCCTCAAATCCGCCGGCGAGATGCGCCGCTTGTTCCACGACCGGCCGGACGCGGTGCGCCGCACGCGCTGGATCGCCGAGCGCTGCGATGTGCGCCTCGATCTGGGCCGTGTCCACCTGCCCGAGTTTCCGGTGCCCGGGGGTGAGAGCGCCGACGCCTACCTGCGGCGCGTGGTGCTTGTGGGCGCGCACAAGCGCTACACGGAGATCGCGCCGGCGGTGCAGAAGCGCCTCGACTACGAACTCGATGTGATCGCTCGGACCGGGTTCGCGCCGTACTTTCTTATCGTGTGGGACATTGCGCGCGAGGCGTTCCGGCGCGGCATCCCGACGGTGGGTCGCGGCTCGGCGGCCAACTCGATCGTCTCGTACTGCCTTGGGCTGACGCACGTCTGCCCGATCCGCCACAACCTGTTCTTCGAGCGGTTCCTCCACGTCGAACGCAGGGACTGCCCCGACGTGGATCTCGACTTCTGCTGGCGGCGGCGCGACGAGATGCTCGAGTGGGTCTACGAGCGCCATGGCCACGATCAGGTGGCCATGATCTGCACGTTCCAGACGCTGGCGCTGCGCTTGTCGATCCGTGAGGTGGCGAAGGTCATGGGCCTGATGGGCGACGAGATCAGCGCGTTCACCAACCGGCTGCCGTACTTCGACTACGGTTCGATCGAGCGCATCGTCGAGGACGTTCCGGAGTGTCGCGACCTGCCGATCGACGCTGAGCCGTGGAAAACCGTCTTACGACTCGCCGGCACGATCGCCAACTTCCCGCGTCACCTCGGCACGCACTCGGGCGGGCTCGTCGTGGCGCCGGGGCCGGTGACCGACTACCTGCCGCTGCAGTACGCGGCCAAGGGGCTCGTGATCACGCAGTACGATATGCGCGCCGTTGAGGACATGGGCCTCGTGAAGATCGATCTGCTCGGCCAGCGTGCGCTGTCGGTCATTGCCGACGTCGTCGAGGAGGTCAAGGCGCGCACGGGCGTCTCGCTTGACATGCGCGACCTCGCCGAGGGGGATCCGGACGCGATCGCGCTGTGGAAGCGGGCCGAGACGATCGGCTGCTTCCAGATCGAATCGCCCTGCATGCGCGGGCTGCTGAAGAAGCTGCACGTGGACGGAATTGATATTCTCACCGCCGCGTCGTCGCTCGTGCGGCCTGGGCCGTCGGACGCGGGGATGACCAAGCAGTTCGTCGACCGCTACAACGGCCGCGAGAAGGTGCGCTACCTCCACCCGCGCCTCAGGCCGCTTTTGCGGGAAACACTCGGCGTGATGGTCTACCAGGAGGACGTCATCCGCGTCGTGCACGAGCTGGGCGGTATCGGCTTCGGTGACGCCGAGATGCTGCGCAAGTCGATGAGCAAAAAGCGCGGCATCGAGGCGGTCGCCTCGTACGAGCAGCAGTTTGTCCGCGGCGCCATCGAGCGCGGGATCGCCGAGCAGATCGCGGAGAAAATCTGGGCGCAGATCGCCAGCTTCGCCGGCTACGCATTCTGCAAGGCGCACTCGGCCAGCTACGCGCAGGAGTCGTATCAGGCCACCTATCTCAAGGCCCACTACCCGGCGGCGCACATGGCCGCCGTGCTCACCAACGGCGGCGGCTTCTATCACCCCGAGGTGTACGTCAACGAGGCGCGCCGCATGGGCCTGCGCGTGCTCCCGCCCGACGTGAACGAGAGCCTTGTGCAGTGGACCGGCTGGGATGATTGGGTCCGCGCCGGGCTGGCCGATGTGCGCGGGTTGACGGCGAGCGCCGCCGAGGCGATTATCGCCGGCCGCGCCGACGCGCCATATCGCTCCGCCGAGGATCTTTTCAGTCGGGTCAGTATCACGCAGAGCGAGGTCGAGAGCCTCATCCGTGCCGGCGCGTTCGATTCGTTCGGCCTCACGCGCCCGCAGCTCTTGTGGGCCTGCGCGCAACAGTGGGGACAGTCACCACGCCGTATAGACCATCCCTGTGCCCCCCGCGGGGGGCGGTACGTCGGTAGCCACGGGCGTAAGGGCCTGTTGAAGAAGCCCTGCACAGAGCCTCAGGCACCTGCCCCGAAGGGGCTTGATAGCGCAAGCCCAGGGCAGCGCCTTGGGCTACAGGGCCACGGAAGACGACCACATGGCCTGAAGGGCTTCCATAAGACACTCTTCCAGCCGGCCCATAAGCCCGTGGAAAGCGAGCGTGACAGAATTCCCCAGCCCCCGCAGGGGGCGGCATCTGGCGACGAGACAAGGCATGGGTCGCCCCCTGCGGGGGCTGGTGTCGTGGAAGGGAAAAGCGATTCCCGGTTCCACGGGCTAATGCCCGAGGCTACAGGATGTCGCCGGCTGCGCGGGCTGCGGCGGGTCGGGGGCAACCCGCCCTGCATCGCTGGTGTGTCGCGTGTGGCGGAGATACCGGACTTGTTCTACGGTTATCGGTCAGGCGGGGTGGGCGTGGCCGTCCCGGCCCGCGACGAGTTGTGCGACTACACGATCGACGAGAAGGTGCGCGACGAGATGCGCTTGCTCGGGTACTCGGTCAGCGCGCATCCGATGAGCCTCTACCAAGGACGGCTGCGGCGCCTGCGCCTGGTGCGCATCTGCGACATCGAGCGCTACGCCGGCCGACAGGTCAAGGTCTGCGGCTGGTTCGTCACCACGCGGCGCACCACGACCGAGCGCGGCGAGCAAATGCGGTTCCTGTCAATCGAGGACATGACGGGCGTGCTCGAAACGGTCCTTTTCCATGCCGCCTATGCCAAATACGGCCACTTGCTCACCACGCCCGGCCCCTACCTGCTCACCGGCACCGTCCAGGACGACCACACGCACTGCACGCTGACTGTCGAAAGAGTCGAGGTGGTCGAACGGTAGCCTGCATACGTCCCGGCGGAAGCCCCCTTGACACGCCTCCGTCCAAGAGCGACGTAACAGAAGGGCGCATCTGGGAAGGAGGAGCCCTATGGTCGCGCGACCCCAGCGGATCCGGTTCTTCATGCCTCCGGCGGTTGCACCCGTTCTGCTTACGTGTCTTCCCGCCAATGCCAATCCCATAACGCCTCCCACGGAGATTGGTTGACAGGTTATTGTCTTTGGCCTCCTGTGCTTGTTCATTGTCCTGATCGAGGGCACGGCGATCAAGCTCGTCTTGTTCGGCCTCGACGGCCCGAGCTGGCCCAAGGCCTTCCTCCTCGCGCTCGTTCTCAACTCGGTCTCGGGCTACGTTGGCATTCGAGCAGGCATCTCCTTCGACTGGTGGGAGTTCCGATTCGAACCCGGGGTGCTGTCTGTCTTTCTGGTGTCGTTGGGCATCGAAGGTGGTGCGCTTGCGGTCCTGTCTTTTCGACGAATCCCGCGTGCGGTTGCAGCAGC containing:
- a CDS encoding sugar phosphate isomerase/epimerase translates to MRLGFVTELSDERIALAAALGLDGVEVAIGWGTALHPETATDADCRAARELLDKHGVAALTLLWGENHAELDDPVKRLKRVIKTAKVLGTSVITTNCWAAGSTLSEQHAWAVRLWSKCAKIAEDGGVRVGFENCPHDGRNYMRTPATFAALFDAVPSPAIGLEFDPSHLIFQFIDPVPAIRAFGERIYAFHAKDTQILDDRLQQVGVSGEGWWRFRVPGFGDVDWRAIFIALSDVNYAGDIIIEHEDPVFGGSEGLALAAQHLRPFIAPSKIG
- the dnaE gene encoding DNA polymerase III subunit alpha — protein: MERVQAPGRCPFVHLHVHSNYSLMSGASRVGEIVQSAALLGLEALALTDTNALHGAVPFYQACEAAGIRPILGAEIEVGGVRAVVLARDVEGYRALCRIVTARQLDDDFSTPHNPRGKGNSQPAQQATEVPAVHGLMPVAARMPPPARAPARIEKDRDRSYLAVEKLVGWVGSAADHIYALTAHEGLLRALAASAARDATFVELQQHGDSASRKRAEALGDLADALGLPAVATNGVRFVEPEGFERHRLLTAIRLNTTLAKLPADATVHAQCSLKSAGEMRRLFHDRPDAVRRTRWIAERCDVRLDLGRVHLPEFPVPGGESADAYLRRVVLVGAHKRYTEIAPAVQKRLDYELDVIARTGFAPYFLIVWDIAREAFRRGIPTVGRGSAANSIVSYCLGLTHVCPIRHNLFFERFLHVERRDCPDVDLDFCWRRRDEMLEWVYERHGHDQVAMICTFQTLALRLSIREVAKVMGLMGDEISAFTNRLPYFDYGSIERIVEDVPECRDLPIDAEPWKTVLRLAGTIANFPRHLGTHSGGLVVAPGPVTDYLPLQYAAKGLVITQYDMRAVEDMGLVKIDLLGQRALSVIADVVEEVKARTGVSLDMRDLAEGDPDAIALWKRAETIGCFQIESPCMRGLLKKLHVDGIDILTAASSLVRPGPSDAGMTKQFVDRYNGREKVRYLHPRLRPLLRETLGVMVYQEDVIRVVHELGGIGFGDAEMLRKSMSKKRGIEAVASYEQQFVRGAIERGIAEQIAEKIWAQIASFAGYAFCKAHSASYAQESYQATYLKAHYPAAHMAAVLTNGGGFYHPEVYVNEARRMGLRVLPPDVNESLVQWTGWDDWVRAGLADVRGLTASAAEAIIAGRADAPYRSAEDLFSRVSITQSEVESLIRAGAFDSFGLTRPQLLWACAQQWGQSPRRIDHPCAPRGGRYVGSHGRKGLLKKPCTEPQAPAPKGLDSASPGQRLGLQGHGRRPHGLKGFHKTLFQPAHKPVESERDRIPQPPQGAASGDETRHGSPPAGAGVVEGKSDSRFHGLMPEATGCRRLRGLRRVGGNPPCIAGVSRVAEIPDLFYGYRSGGVGVAVPARDELCDYTIDEKVRDEMRLLGYSVSAHPMSLYQGRLRRLRLVRICDIERYAGRQVKVCGWFVTTRRTTTERGEQMRFLSIEDMTGVLETVLFHAAYAKYGHLLTTPGPYLLTGTVQDDHTHCTLTVERVEVVER